In one window of Solanum pennellii chromosome 2, SPENNV200 DNA:
- the LOC107011924 gene encoding peroxidase 63 has translation MGLTLLLFLCFSVILTPSLSQHHSPLNTAYYRRSCPRFEQIMQETTTNKQITSPTTAAATLRLFFHDCFVGGCDASILVSSTPFNKAERDAEINLSLPGDGFDVVVRAKTALELACPGVVSCSDILAVAARNLVVQTGGPFYPVKLGRKDSFTSKASLVEGNLPRPTMSMDQIIKIFGSRGFSVPEMVALSGAHTIGFSHCKEFSSNLYNYNKTSQYDPSYHPRFAQALRNACNNFQKDPTLSVFNDIMTPNKFDNMYYQNLPKGLGLLSSDRGLFSDPRTRAHVEEYIRDQNAFFKAFASAMQKLSDHGVKIGRSGEIRHRCDAFNN, from the coding sequence ATGGGTTtaactcttcttctttttctttgctTCTCTGTTATCTTAACTCCTTCTTTATCACAGCACCATTCGCCGCTAAATACTGCTTATTACCGGAGATCATGTCCAAGATTTGAACAAATTATGCAAGAAACCACTACAAACAAACAGATCACTTCACCTACTACCGCCGCCGCTACCCTCCGTCTCTTCTTCCACGACTGCTTCGTCGGCGGCTGCGACGCGTCCATACTCGTCTCCTCCACTCCTTTCAACAAAGCTGAACGTGACGCAGAAATCAACCTATCACTCCCCGGCGATGGGTTCGATGTAGTCGTACGCGCCAAAACGGCGCTTGAACTTGCTTGCCCCGGCGTTGTCTCTTGCTCCGACATTCTCGCCGTCGCTGCCCGGAATCTCGTTGTTCAAACCGGGGGCCCGTTTTATCCAGTTAAGTTGGGCCGTAAAGATTCTTTTACTTCAAAAGCTTCGTTGGTTGAAGGGAATCTGCCCCGACCCACAATGTCGATGGatcaaatcattaaaattttcGGGTCAAGAGGGTTTTCGGTACCGGAAATGGTAGCATTATCCGGTGCTCACACCATTGGGTTTTCCCATTGTAAAGAGTTCAGCTCAAATCTTTACAATTACAACAAAACCTCCCAATATGATCCTTCTTACCATCCCAGATTTGCTCAAGCTTTGAGAAATGCTTGTAATAATTTCCAGAAAGATCCAACATTGTCCGTTTTCAACGACATAATGACTCCGAATAAGTTTGACAACATGTATTACCAGAACTTACCTAAGGGTTTGGGTCTGTTGTCTTCGGACCGGGGTCTGTTTTCAGATCCGAGGACAAGAGCTCATGTTGAAGAGTATATTAGAGATCAAAATGCATTCTTTAAGGCGTTTGCTTCAGCAATGCAGAAGCTAAGCGATCATGGTGTTAAAATTGGGAGAAGTGGTGAGATCAGACACAGATGTGATGCTTTCAACAATTAA